The Streptomyces sp. NBC_01244 genome contains a region encoding:
- a CDS encoding FAD-dependent oxidoreductase has protein sequence MRAILIGGGPVSCLVARQLRKLSIEVDIYERGPDPRLPRTGRGHSFNLTLTLRGLSTLDPELRDVLYGHGVPCPRRVVHHDDGSLTSQPYGTKEHHLLSIPRHVLHCTLLTEAEEAGARVFFDHEAIKVDTRNARAVFVAKDKGVREAEGDLLLGVDGANSIVRHEMTKAGARLEVQQEFIKHGYIELHMPPGGKGEHALRTMTSGDDRHALHLWPRGEFVLIAQPNQDGSYTTTLFMPLDPDENGRPGLRQLTTSAAVKAFFYKYFPDAVSLLPDLTDDFFAAPPASLKIVRCNPFHYGRTVLLGDAAHTMVPFYGQGINCSFEDVATFIELFQRALTRHDPAAAVQQTLADFTAARKAPGDAIIALSRAHLDELSAQAGQQQYHTQRRIERELHERYPDHFVPLYQRVAFTTIPYDVSLELYERDQQALTDLLERFDPETEAGKIHQAFGERIGGKGRSVAGHTDPGTTAGAGGVTTATAATRGGKK, from the coding sequence TTGAGAGCGATCCTCATCGGTGGGGGCCCCGTCAGCTGCCTCGTGGCACGGCAGCTGCGCAAACTTTCCATCGAAGTCGACATCTACGAACGCGGTCCCGATCCGCGTCTGCCGCGCACCGGGCGCGGTCATTCCTTCAACCTCACCCTGACCTTGCGCGGCCTGTCCACGCTCGATCCGGAACTGCGCGACGTCCTCTACGGCCACGGTGTCCCGTGCCCGCGGCGGGTCGTGCACCACGACGACGGTTCCCTGACGTCCCAGCCCTACGGGACCAAGGAACACCATCTCCTGTCCATCCCGCGCCACGTGCTCCACTGCACCCTGCTCACCGAGGCGGAGGAAGCCGGAGCCCGGGTCTTCTTCGACCACGAGGCGATCAAGGTCGACACCCGCAACGCCCGCGCCGTCTTCGTCGCGAAGGACAAGGGCGTCCGGGAGGCCGAGGGCGACCTGCTGCTCGGCGTGGACGGTGCCAACAGCATCGTCCGGCACGAGATGACCAAGGCCGGCGCCCGGCTCGAGGTCCAGCAGGAGTTCATCAAGCACGGCTACATCGAGCTCCACATGCCGCCCGGCGGCAAGGGCGAGCACGCGCTGCGCACGATGACCAGCGGCGACGACCGGCACGCCCTGCACCTGTGGCCGCGCGGCGAGTTCGTCCTCATCGCCCAGCCCAACCAGGACGGCTCGTACACCACGACGCTGTTCATGCCGCTGGATCCCGACGAGAACGGCCGTCCGGGCCTGCGCCAGCTCACCACCTCCGCGGCGGTGAAGGCGTTCTTCTACAAGTACTTCCCGGACGCGGTGAGTCTGCTCCCCGACCTGACGGACGACTTCTTCGCCGCTCCGCCGGCCTCCTTGAAGATCGTCCGGTGCAACCCGTTCCACTACGGCCGCACCGTGCTCCTCGGCGACGCCGCGCACACGATGGTCCCGTTCTACGGACAGGGCATCAACTGCAGCTTCGAGGACGTCGCGACCTTCATCGAGCTGTTCCAGCGGGCGCTCACCCGGCACGACCCGGCCGCCGCCGTCCAGCAGACGCTGGCCGACTTCACGGCCGCCCGCAAGGCGCCGGGCGACGCGATCATCGCGCTGTCCCGGGCCCACCTGGACGAGCTCAGCGCGCAGGCCGGACAGCAGCAGTACCACACACAGCGGCGCATCGAACGGGAGCTGCACGAGCGCTACCCGGACCACTTCGTCCCGCTCTACCAGCGCGTGGCCTTCACGACCATCCCGTACGACGTCTCCCTGGAGCTGTACGAACGCGACCAGCAGGCCCTCACGGACCTGCTGGAGCGCTTCGATCCGGAGACCGAGGCCGGGAAGATCCACCAGGCCTTCGGCGAGCGGATCGGGGGCAAGGGGAGGTCCGTCGCCGGCCACACCGACCCCGGCACCACGGCCGGCGCGGGCGGCGTCACCACCGCGACCGCCGCGACCCGCGGGGGCAAGAAGTGA
- a CDS encoding arylamine N-acetyltransferase family protein — translation MMQNDDATAWQGSRLDLDAYLLRIGYTGELAPTIDVLRALTRAHITAIPFEVVDIVLGRPVSLDLLDLQNKLVRRRRGGYCYEHNLLLAAALERIGFAVTGLASRVRVGADGIRPATHALLRVETAETAETGRVWVCDPGFGRNPLEPVELADGAEVTSDGWGFRLNRETTELGDGVYALQASGPQGWFDLHAFTLDQRHPQDWLVANHFLSTHPRSPFACRLVAQKMGEREHHFLDSTVLTTVLPDGTATERRFKPQEIPALLHDLFEVELPRSDHSQLISRVTIAREIDAVYPATLPQPPSSLPRVKPLWEGAVHRPSRKMPVPAS, via the coding sequence ATGATGCAGAACGACGACGCCACGGCCTGGCAGGGCAGCCGACTTGATCTGGACGCGTACCTCCTGCGGATCGGCTACACCGGGGAGCTCGCCCCCACGATCGATGTGCTCCGTGCCCTGACCCGGGCGCACATCACCGCCATCCCCTTCGAGGTCGTCGACATCGTCCTCGGCCGACCGGTCTCCCTGGACCTGCTGGATCTGCAGAACAAGCTGGTGCGCCGGCGCCGCGGCGGCTACTGCTACGAGCACAACCTGCTGCTCGCGGCCGCGCTGGAGCGCATCGGCTTCGCGGTGACGGGGCTCGCCTCGCGGGTCCGGGTCGGCGCCGACGGCATCCGCCCGGCCACGCACGCCCTGCTGCGGGTGGAAACGGCGGAGACCGCCGAGACCGGCCGGGTGTGGGTGTGCGACCCGGGGTTCGGCCGCAACCCGCTGGAGCCCGTCGAGCTGGCGGACGGCGCCGAGGTGACCTCCGACGGCTGGGGCTTCCGGCTGAACCGGGAGACCACCGAGCTGGGCGACGGCGTGTACGCGCTCCAGGCCAGCGGTCCGCAGGGCTGGTTCGACCTGCACGCCTTCACCCTGGACCAGCGCCACCCACAGGACTGGCTGGTCGCGAACCACTTCCTGTCCACGCACCCGCGCTCGCCGTTCGCGTGCCGCCTGGTGGCCCAGAAGATGGGTGAGCGGGAGCACCACTTCCTCGACAGCACCGTCCTGACCACCGTGCTGCCGGACGGTACGGCCACCGAGCGCCGGTTCAAGCCGCAGGAGATCCCGGCGCTGCTGCACGACCTCTTCGAGGTGGAACTGCCGCGCTCGGACCACTCGCAGCTGATCAGCCGCGTGACGATCGCCCGCGAGATCGACGCCGTGTATCCGGCGACGCTTCCGCAGCCGCCGTCGAGCCTGCCGCGCGTGAAGCCGCTGTGGGAGGGGGCCGTGCACCGTCCGTCCCGCAAAATGCCGGTTCCGGCCTCCTGA
- a CDS encoding IS701 family transposase, translating to MTTVMNTNVRKEGSVVGAQRGRATAVQLRRDQLSEVTEDLCATVFASLRRKDQRERGLQYVRGLLTTHGRKSIRSIAAQVGGPAAEQSLHHFISSSTWDWQPIRTALSRYLEASTPLTAWVAQPMAIPKGGEHSVGVGHRFDPHQGQMFRGQQAFGTWFISPEMATPVGWRLFLPDAENNAEAVANSAQRQVGAPEAAQHMSYEECAASGVIETVKASGMPARPVVLDIRHIGTRLTMNRFAEARVPVIARISPNSRLLVTDPALPGYGSGLMNAGDVLQSIKGLRTPVEWQDPVNPSVHRSSLAAAVRVMMPDPSQSRRRQLLLIGEWTDPRRLPTQMWITDLTRLPVGPLLRLTKKARRVTLSAQHSGQELGLRDYAGRSLHGWHRHVTMASIAHAAHSLVGPAQHQESYAVPATS from the coding sequence ATGACCACCGTCATGAACACCAACGTCCGGAAGGAAGGGTCCGTCGTGGGGGCGCAGAGGGGCCGCGCCACCGCGGTCCAGCTCCGGCGAGACCAGCTGAGCGAGGTGACCGAGGACCTGTGCGCCACGGTCTTCGCCTCGCTCCGCCGCAAGGATCAGCGGGAAAGAGGCCTGCAGTACGTACGGGGCCTGCTCACCACCCATGGGCGCAAGTCGATCCGCAGCATCGCCGCGCAGGTCGGGGGCCCCGCCGCCGAGCAGAGCCTGCACCACTTCATCTCCAGTTCCACCTGGGACTGGCAGCCCATCCGCACCGCGCTCTCGCGCTACCTGGAGGCCTCCACCCCGCTCACCGCGTGGGTCGCCCAGCCGATGGCGATACCCAAGGGCGGCGAGCACTCCGTGGGCGTGGGCCACCGCTTCGACCCGCACCAGGGCCAGATGTTCCGCGGCCAGCAGGCCTTCGGCACCTGGTTCATCTCTCCCGAGATGGCCACTCCGGTGGGCTGGCGGCTCTTCCTGCCGGACGCCGAGAACAACGCCGAGGCCGTGGCCAATTCGGCCCAGCGCCAGGTCGGCGCGCCCGAGGCCGCGCAGCACATGTCGTACGAGGAGTGCGCCGCGAGCGGCGTCATCGAGACGGTCAAGGCCTCCGGGATGCCCGCGCGTCCCGTGGTCCTCGACATCCGGCACATCGGCACCCGCCTGACGATGAACCGCTTCGCCGAGGCCCGGGTACCCGTCATCGCGCGGATCAGCCCGAACAGCCGGCTGCTCGTCACCGACCCGGCACTGCCCGGCTACGGCTCCGGCCTCATGAACGCCGGAGACGTGCTCCAGTCCATCAAGGGGCTGCGCACGCCCGTGGAATGGCAGGATCCGGTCAACCCGTCCGTGCACCGCAGCAGTCTCGCCGCCGCGGTGCGCGTGATGATGCCCGACCCGTCGCAGTCCCGCCGCCGCCAGCTGCTGCTGATCGGCGAGTGGACCGACCCGCGCCGGCTGCCGACCCAGATGTGGATCACCGACCTGACCCGGCTGCCCGTGGGGCCGCTGCTGCGGCTCACCAAGAAGGCCCGCCGGGTCACGCTCTCCGCCCAGCACAGCGGCCAGGAACTGGGCCTGCGCGACTACGCGGGGCGCTCCCTGCACGGCTGGCACCGGCACGTCACCATGGCCTCCATCGCGCACGCCGCCCACAGCCTCGTGGGTCCGGCGCAGCACCAGGAGTCCTACGCCGTGCCCGCGACCTCCTGA
- a CDS encoding helix-turn-helix domain-containing protein, producing MGPDIGSDPGGSGTLAVLELLAEEAPQSRFEGLLSDRRRAGAGAAEIAELTRALELARAVQASAGRRQQREAALTALVDTAHDLTSPYDLDSLLRVITRRARRLLGFDMAWVSLDRPDGTGYVRTSEGETTDLNVGLEAGAGHGLGSMAQARRAPVWSADYLNDDTVPHGPGLDAVVRAEGLHAIIAVPLRHGETTLGALYGADRAVRRFTPDEIGLLFSLADLAAVAIEKARLLEQTREEVTELEWFGSRTNTTLTRVRYLWECHARMAGLVLDGANMSALARATADALDGVLQVRDPGGRPLVSTGELPADLDEEAVAKAALAVHADLLPVELPGDVWLAPVLAGAENLGVLVLHASAPLTVEDVRLLQMASQTVASLILIQRGMAAAEGPVHEELLQELLDRPNRSDRHLLERVRRLGIELDRPHVVVVARPEGGELGRAVAWASSYAYRMNGLKGVRRGCIVLVLPGSDASAAARQVSAELSPLLGHPVSTGAAGPSQGAPEVARVYAEAVRCLDALTALDGAGGTASLSELGFLGLLLSTDHDVEAFIGSTIGPVLEYDETRFTELARTLDAYFESGGSPTHAAEALHVHANTVSRRLDRIAELLGPLWQKPDRALEIQMALRLRKARQVLQERRAEAGQEVAGTA from the coding sequence ATGGGGCCGGACATCGGTTCCGATCCGGGGGGCTCCGGCACGCTGGCCGTGCTGGAACTCCTCGCGGAGGAAGCACCGCAGAGCCGCTTCGAGGGTCTGCTGTCCGACAGGCGCAGGGCGGGGGCCGGCGCGGCGGAGATCGCCGAGCTGACCCGGGCACTGGAACTGGCGCGCGCGGTCCAGGCGAGCGCCGGGCGGCGTCAGCAACGGGAGGCGGCGCTCACCGCGCTGGTGGACACCGCGCACGACTTGACCTCGCCGTACGACCTGGACAGCCTGCTGCGGGTGATCACCCGGCGGGCCCGGCGGCTGCTCGGCTTCGACATGGCCTGGGTCTCACTCGACCGCCCCGACGGCACGGGCTACGTACGGACCTCCGAGGGCGAGACCACCGACCTCAACGTCGGGCTCGAAGCGGGCGCCGGCCACGGCCTGGGCAGCATGGCCCAGGCCCGCCGCGCGCCCGTGTGGAGCGCCGACTACCTGAACGACGACACCGTTCCGCACGGCCCCGGCCTGGACGCCGTGGTCCGCGCCGAGGGCCTGCACGCGATCATCGCGGTGCCGCTGCGCCACGGGGAGACCACCCTGGGCGCCCTGTACGGCGCCGACCGCGCCGTGCGCCGCTTCACCCCGGACGAGATCGGGCTGCTGTTCTCGCTCGCCGACCTGGCCGCCGTCGCCATCGAGAAGGCGCGGCTGCTGGAGCAGACCCGGGAGGAGGTCACCGAGCTGGAGTGGTTCGGCTCCCGGACCAACACCACGCTGACCCGGGTCCGCTACCTGTGGGAGTGCCACGCCCGGATGGCCGGGCTGGTCCTGGACGGGGCGAACATGTCGGCGCTGGCTCGGGCCACCGCGGACGCGCTGGACGGGGTCCTCCAGGTCCGGGATCCCGGCGGGCGGCCGCTGGTCTCCACCGGCGAGCTGCCGGCCGACCTCGACGAGGAGGCCGTGGCGAAGGCGGCCCTGGCGGTCCATGCCGACCTGCTGCCCGTGGAACTGCCCGGTGACGTGTGGCTGGCCCCGGTGCTGGCCGGCGCCGAGAACCTGGGCGTCCTGGTGCTGCACGCCTCGGCGCCGCTCACCGTGGAGGACGTACGGCTGCTGCAGATGGCCTCGCAGACGGTGGCCTCGCTGATCCTGATCCAGCGCGGCATGGCGGCGGCCGAGGGGCCGGTCCACGAGGAGCTGCTCCAGGAACTGCTGGACCGGCCGAACCGCTCCGACCGGCACCTGCTGGAGCGGGTGCGGCGCCTGGGCATCGAGCTGGACCGCCCGCACGTCGTGGTCGTGGCCCGGCCGGAGGGCGGGGAGCTGGGCAGGGCCGTGGCCTGGGCGTCGTCGTACGCCTACCGGATGAACGGCCTCAAGGGCGTGCGCCGCGGCTGCATCGTGCTCGTGCTGCCCGGCTCCGACGCCTCGGCCGCCGCCCGCCAGGTCTCGGCCGAGCTGTCACCGCTGCTCGGCCACCCGGTGTCCACGGGCGCCGCGGGCCCCTCGCAGGGCGCCCCCGAGGTGGCCCGGGTGTATGCCGAGGCCGTGCGCTGCCTGGACGCCCTGACCGCGCTGGACGGGGCCGGCGGCACCGCTTCGCTGAGCGAACTGGGCTTCCTGGGCCTGCTGCTGTCCACGGACCACGATGTCGAGGCGTTCATCGGCTCGACGATCGGCCCGGTACTGGAGTACGACGAGACCCGCTTCACGGAGCTGGCCCGCACCCTGGACGCGTACTTCGAGTCGGGCGGCAGCCCCACTCACGCGGCCGAGGCGCTGCACGTCCACGCCAACACCGTCTCGCGCCGCCTGGACCGCATCGCGGAACTGCTCGGCCCGCTGTGGCAGAAGCCGGACCGGGCCCTGGAGATCCAGATGGCGCTGCGCCTGCGCAAGGCCCGCCAGGTGCTGCAGGAGCGGCGTGCCGAGGCGGGTCAGGAGGTCGCGGGCACGGCGTAG
- a CDS encoding 50S ribosomal protein L11 methyltransferase encodes MTLVRDYRRAPEQSRSAGEGAGRPDGPAPCGHERAPRPDAIAPPRSRARSTDAAMRLLGFDGSLAGDSPTRPRSGSFLAVGSGTGAVALSAALAGSERVVASDTDPQAVRTTALTAARHGLSDRVRAVEGDLFSGLGAHERFATVYWHSDFVPALAEHHCAHAHTHAHTRASAPAGYAAHLRYLTEAPRWTEPGGSALLHFSDRGDVPGLWDLADTCGRELRVLRSRRIKEADGIVEHLLFEITVAPVAPPEPAPRALTPRVRVRGRA; translated from the coding sequence ATGACACTGGTCAGGGACTACCGGCGTGCGCCGGAACAGAGCCGGAGTGCGGGGGAGGGGGCCGGGCGGCCCGACGGCCCCGCGCCGTGCGGGCACGAGCGGGCCCCGCGGCCCGACGCCATCGCGCCGCCGCGCTCCCGCGCCCGCTCCACCGACGCCGCGATGAGACTGCTCGGCTTCGACGGCTCCCTGGCGGGCGATTCCCCGACGCGGCCGCGCTCCGGCTCGTTCCTGGCGGTCGGCAGTGGTACGGGCGCCGTCGCGCTCTCCGCGGCCCTCGCCGGCTCCGAGCGGGTCGTCGCCTCGGACACCGACCCGCAGGCCGTGCGCACCACGGCGCTGACCGCCGCCCGGCACGGGCTGTCGGATCGGGTGCGGGCCGTCGAGGGGGACCTCTTCTCCGGTCTCGGCGCCCACGAGCGCTTCGCCACCGTCTACTGGCACTCCGACTTCGTGCCGGCCCTCGCGGAGCACCACTGCGCCCACGCCCACACCCACGCCCACACCCGCGCGTCCGCGCCCGCCGGCTACGCCGCCCACCTGCGCTACCTCACCGAGGCACCCCGGTGGACCGAGCCGGGCGGGTCGGCGCTGCTGCACTTCAGCGACCGCGGCGACGTGCCGGGCCTGTGGGACCTGGCCGACACCTGCGGCCGCGAGCTGCGCGTGCTGCGCAGCCGCCGGATCAAGGAGGCCGACGGGATCGTCGAGCACCTGCTGTTCGAGATCACCGTCGCCCCGGTGGCGCCTCCCGAGCCCGCGCCCCGCGCGCTCACCCCTCGGGTACGGGTACGCGGCCGGGCTTGA
- a CDS encoding transaldolase family protein yields MAGAEPPRDGSVLRRLAAEGVSPWLEGIGRTGLAAGDLDRLITVSGVRGLLCDVDSVLADLDRTDVYDPELERGVASAVHGEARGDRYDGPGELLEELVAGDARRACDILLPWYTAGDGADGLVVVPLAPWHADAGASAKTEAVRRLAHRVRRPNALVAVEATPEGLTAALRCLGEGLSVYCGPVFGVEAYEAVLDAWLAGLGLAHAAGLDLGRIAFVSGLHVTALGPAAVQVARLLYDRADARYDDPRWPALVAAGARPHRLMWSGFDPATAAGTVPRLVGWGTGVALSGAALDAVAHGALLRGDTLSGTGPRARRDLDLAAAAPALAGAADRHSRACVAVWSRARALLELRIKPGRVPVPEG; encoded by the coding sequence GTGGCGGGCGCTGAACCGCCGCGGGACGGGAGCGTCCTGCGGCGGCTCGCGGCCGAGGGCGTGTCGCCCTGGCTGGAGGGCATCGGCCGGACCGGCCTGGCCGCCGGCGATCTCGACCGCCTGATCACGGTCTCCGGGGTGCGCGGCCTGCTGTGCGACGTGGATTCCGTCCTGGCCGACCTGGACCGCACGGACGTCTACGACCCGGAGCTGGAGCGCGGTGTCGCCTCCGCCGTCCACGGCGAGGCCCGGGGGGACCGGTACGACGGTCCGGGCGAGCTGCTGGAGGAACTGGTCGCCGGCGACGCGCGCCGGGCCTGCGACATCCTGCTGCCCTGGTACACGGCCGGCGACGGCGCGGACGGCCTGGTCGTGGTGCCCCTCGCCCCCTGGCACGCCGACGCGGGCGCGAGCGCGAAGACGGAAGCGGTCCGGCGTCTCGCGCACCGCGTCCGGCGGCCCAACGCCCTGGTGGCGGTGGAGGCCACCCCGGAGGGGCTGACCGCCGCCCTGCGCTGTCTCGGCGAGGGCCTGAGCGTCTACTGCGGCCCGGTGTTCGGGGTGGAGGCGTACGAGGCCGTCCTCGATGCCTGGCTCGCCGGACTGGGCCTCGCGCATGCCGCGGGCCTGGACCTCGGCCGGATCGCCTTCGTCTCGGGCCTGCACGTCACCGCACTCGGCCCGGCCGCGGTGCAGGTCGCCCGGCTGCTCTACGACCGCGCCGACGCCCGCTACGACGACCCCCGATGGCCCGCCCTGGTCGCCGCGGGGGCCCGCCCGCACCGCCTGATGTGGTCGGGCTTCGACCCGGCGACGGCGGCCGGCACCGTGCCCCGGCTCGTCGGCTGGGGCACCGGTGTGGCGCTGTCCGGGGCCGCGCTGGACGCGGTGGCCCACGGGGCGCTGCTGCGCGGCGACACGCTCAGCGGCACCGGCCCGCGGGCCCGCCGCGATCTGGACCTGGCGGCCGCCGCCCCCGCCCTGGCCGGGGCGGCGGACCGGCACAGCCGGGCGTGCGTCGCCGTGTGGTCCCGGGCCCGGGCCCTGCTGGAGCTCCGGATCAAGCCCGGCCGCGTACCCGTACCCGAGGGGTGA
- a CDS encoding NADPH:quinone reductase, whose translation MRAAFIEELGSPDAIKYGELPAPVPGPGDVLVRVTATTVNPVDTFVRSGLYRTPVPFPFVISRDLVGTVVQAGPGAPGLRPGDQVWSNSLGHAGRQGPAAELAVVPAERLYRLPEGVDPYEAVAVVHPAATAYLGLFTHGALRAGDTVLVAGAAGNVGSAMVVMAAEAGARVLATARPEDFGHCRALGAAEVLDYRDPALAERLREFAPGGIDLHLDTSGGNDLTAAVDALAARGRIVLLAGARTAPVLPAGALYMKDGSVRGFVISSATSAELAEAARAINRLLAAGLLRPRALEKLPLSEAADVHRRIEKGDLHGRRALLLPALDTAGLRPGGGR comes from the coding sequence ATGCGTGCTGCCTTCATCGAAGAACTCGGGTCCCCGGACGCCATCAAGTACGGCGAACTGCCCGCCCCCGTCCCCGGCCCCGGCGACGTCCTGGTGCGGGTCACCGCCACGACCGTCAACCCGGTGGACACCTTCGTCCGCTCCGGCCTGTACCGGACCCCGGTCCCCTTCCCCTTCGTGATCAGCCGCGACCTCGTGGGCACGGTCGTCCAGGCGGGCCCGGGCGCGCCCGGCCTGCGCCCCGGCGACCAGGTGTGGAGCAACAGCCTCGGCCACGCCGGCCGTCAGGGCCCGGCGGCCGAGCTCGCCGTGGTCCCCGCCGAGCGGCTCTACCGGCTGCCGGAGGGCGTGGACCCGTACGAGGCCGTGGCCGTGGTGCACCCGGCGGCGACCGCCTACCTCGGACTCTTCACCCACGGCGCGCTGCGCGCCGGCGACACCGTCCTGGTCGCGGGCGCCGCCGGCAACGTCGGCAGCGCGATGGTGGTCATGGCCGCCGAGGCGGGGGCCCGGGTGCTGGCCACCGCCCGCCCGGAGGACTTCGGGCACTGCCGCGCCCTGGGCGCCGCCGAGGTGCTCGACTACCGCGATCCCGCGCTCGCCGAGCGCCTGCGGGAGTTCGCGCCCGGCGGCATCGACCTGCACCTGGACACCTCCGGCGGCAACGACCTGACCGCGGCCGTCGACGCGCTCGCCGCGCGCGGCCGCATCGTCCTGCTCGCCGGAGCCCGCACCGCCCCGGTGCTGCCCGCGGGCGCCCTCTACATGAAGGACGGCTCCGTCCGCGGCTTCGTCATCTCCAGCGCCACCTCCGCCGAACTGGCCGAGGCCGCCCGGGCCATCAACCGGCTCCTCGCGGCGGGCCTGCTGCGCCCCCGCGCCCTGGAGAAGCTGCCGCTGAGCGAGGCCGCGGACGTCCACCGCCGGATCGAGAAGGGCGACCTGCACGGCCGCCGGGCGCTGCTCCTGCCCGCGCTGGACACGGCCGGACTCCGGCCCGGTGGCGGGCGCTGA
- a CDS encoding GNAT family N-acetyltransferase, translating into MQLEFTEIDPHGPVFESLARPLYRALRPALSDAAFTAFAREGAAQGLVFTAARTPDGRCAALAAHRVLATSRGRVLFVDDLVGDPALRGAGAGGALWEELVRRARLAGCVRVELDSGVTNHGAHRFYHRKRMAVAAFHFSYDLAQDPETT; encoded by the coding sequence GTGCAGCTGGAATTCACCGAAATCGACCCCCACGGGCCCGTGTTCGAGTCGCTGGCCCGCCCCCTCTACCGGGCGCTGCGGCCCGCCCTGTCCGACGCCGCCTTCACCGCCTTCGCCCGCGAGGGCGCGGCCCAGGGGCTGGTGTTCACGGCCGCACGGACCCCCGACGGCCGCTGCGCGGCCCTGGCCGCGCACCGGGTCCTGGCCACCAGCCGGGGCCGGGTGCTGTTCGTGGACGACCTGGTCGGCGATCCCGCGCTGCGCGGGGCCGGGGCGGGCGGCGCGCTGTGGGAGGAACTCGTACGGCGTGCCCGGCTGGCCGGCTGCGTCCGCGTCGAGCTGGACTCCGGCGTGACCAATCACGGGGCGCACCGCTTCTACCACCGAAAGCGCATGGCGGTGGCCGCATTTCATTTCTCCTACGACCTGGCGCAGGACCCGGAGACGACCTGA
- a CDS encoding SRPBCC family protein has translation MTQVTSTENALFELSSSLYVDAAPADVYDIVSDLARSGEWSPECVGGEWTVGTPRTVGSVFRGENLRSEDVVGWAPVVRGTWFTESEVVAAEPGRAFQWAMRDSAGRRQQSVWGFAIEPQGTGSRLTHHFRMISATEGIRGITSEMSDTEREAFFAEWGAKVEGDLGTTLGRIKDVVEEN, from the coding sequence ATGACACAGGTCACCAGCACCGAGAATGCACTCTTCGAACTCAGCTCCTCGCTTTATGTGGACGCCGCTCCGGCGGACGTCTACGACATCGTGAGCGATCTCGCCCGCAGCGGCGAATGGAGCCCCGAATGCGTCGGCGGCGAATGGACCGTCGGTACCCCGCGCACCGTCGGTTCCGTCTTCCGCGGTGAGAACCTGCGCAGCGAGGACGTCGTCGGCTGGGCCCCCGTGGTGCGCGGTACCTGGTTCACGGAGTCCGAGGTCGTCGCCGCCGAGCCCGGCCGGGCCTTCCAGTGGGCCATGCGCGACAGCGCCGGCCGCAGGCAGCAGAGCGTCTGGGGCTTCGCGATCGAACCCCAGGGCACCGGCTCGCGCCTCACCCACCACTTCCGCATGATCTCCGCCACCGAGGGGATCCGCGGTATCACCTCGGAGATGTCCGACACCGAGCGGGAGGCGTTCTTCGCCGAATGGGGCGCCAAGGTCGAAGGCGACCTCGGCACGACCCTCGGCCGGATCAAGGACGTCGTCGAAGAGAACTGA